One Erysipelothrix amsterdamensis DNA window includes the following coding sequences:
- a CDS encoding IS3 family transposase, which produces MFSKAKQEVKYLAVQELHHKHGWSIQWMCKVLKIARSSYYKWTHRVETSNEIENHELCNLILDYDELFGHILGYRRMTDWINELNSVQYNSKRIHRLMKMLGVKSVIRQKSKKYSRSTPEITAENILNRNFFAAKPNEKWLTDVTEFKIKGSSKKLYLSAIIDLYDLSVVAYQISDRNNNQLVFDTYHKAIARYPEAKPLFHSDRGFQYTSRAFRKQLEDQGVMQSMSRVGHCIDNGPMEGFWGTIKSEMYYPNEFSTRSELKKAIEVYIDFYNNKRLQKRFKNKTPMMVRTEALGTETPVVYAIPTNKKIEAYWSNIREKQMQSLVA; this is translated from the coding sequence ATATTCTCCAAAGCAAAACAAGAAGTAAAGTATCTCGCAGTGCAGGAACTACATCATAAACATGGCTGGAGTATTCAGTGGATGTGTAAGGTACTTAAAATCGCAAGAAGTAGTTATTATAAATGGACGCATCGTGTTGAAACAAGCAATGAAATTGAAAATCATGAGCTTTGCAATCTCATTCTTGATTATGATGAACTATTTGGACATATCTTAGGCTATCGACGCATGACGGATTGGATCAATGAGTTGAATAGCGTTCAATATAACTCGAAGAGGATTCATAGACTCATGAAGATGCTAGGGGTGAAATCAGTGATTCGTCAAAAGTCTAAAAAATATTCACGAAGCACTCCTGAAATCACAGCTGAAAATATTTTAAATCGAAATTTCTTTGCCGCAAAACCGAATGAAAAATGGCTGACAGACGTCACAGAATTTAAGATTAAAGGTTCAAGTAAGAAACTATATCTCAGTGCGATTATTGATCTTTATGATTTAAGTGTTGTGGCGTATCAAATAAGTGATCGGAACAATAATCAACTTGTGTTTGATACTTATCATAAAGCTATCGCGAGATATCCAGAGGCAAAACCTTTATTTCACAGTGACCGCGGATTCCAATACACAAGTAGGGCATTTAGGAAACAGCTAGAAGATCAAGGAGTGATGCAAAGTATGTCTAGAGTGGGACATTGTATTGATAATGGTCCTATGGAAGGATTTTGGGGAACAATCAAATCAGAAATGTACTACCCTAATGAATTCAGTACAAGAAGCGAATTGAAGAAAGCAATTGAAGTGTATATTGATTTTTATAACAACAAGAGACTTCAGAAACGCTTCAAAAACAAAACACCAATGATGGTTCGAACTGAAGCGCTAGGAACAGAGACACCTGTAGTCTACGCGATTCCAACTAACAAGAAGATTGAAGCTTACTGGTCAAACATTAGAGAAAAACAAATGCAGTCACTTGTAGCATAA
- the pflA gene encoding pyruvate formate-lyase-activating protein, whose protein sequence is MKDSRTGYVRKFETMGMVDGPGIRTIAFLSGCPLRCLFCHNPDMWKTDPEDAITVDELMDKLRRFKPYFGEDGGVTFCGGEPLNQPEFLYEAMKACKAEGISTCLDTSGFGRPDTFDDILSVTDTILYDIKGLEEKKYREMTSAPIRVTHQFLEKAQEHGVATWIRVVIVPGFHDTYEYMDELAEYIAPLNNIERIELLPYHTMGVNKYELIDKEYPLEGVPPMNRDVCADLQTYLREKVETLRKDLK, encoded by the coding sequence ATGAAAGACTCAAGAACCGGTTATGTTCGTAAATTTGAAACAATGGGGATGGTGGACGGACCGGGAATTCGTACCATTGCATTCTTGTCAGGATGCCCATTACGTTGTTTATTTTGCCATAATCCTGATATGTGGAAAACTGATCCGGAAGATGCCATTACTGTTGATGAATTAATGGATAAACTCCGCCGATTCAAACCTTATTTTGGTGAAGATGGTGGTGTAACGTTCTGTGGTGGTGAACCGTTAAATCAACCCGAATTTTTATATGAAGCGATGAAAGCGTGTAAAGCGGAAGGAATCAGTACGTGTTTGGATACTTCTGGCTTTGGTCGTCCAGATACTTTTGATGATATCCTAAGTGTTACAGATACAATTCTCTACGATATTAAGGGATTAGAAGAAAAAAAATATCGTGAAATGACCAGTGCTCCAATTCGTGTTACACATCAATTCCTAGAAAAAGCTCAAGAACATGGTGTTGCGACATGGATTCGTGTTGTAATCGTACCGGGATTTCATGATACCTATGAATATATGGATGAACTTGCGGAATACATTGCACCGCTCAATAATATCGAGCGTATTGAGTTACTTCCATACCATACAATGGGTGTGAATAAGTATGAACTTATTGATAAGGAATATCCACTAGAGGGTGTACCACCAATGAATCGCGATGTATGTGCGGATTTACAAACTTATTTACGAGAAAAAGTTGAAACTTTACGCAAAGATTTAAAATAA